AGGTTTGTCCCAGCAGGGCGGGGCTTGGCCTTCCACCACTGTCTGGAGGCCTGATTCCCTGTCCAATTCCAGGCCTGGTTCCCTGTCCAATTCCAGGCCTGGTTCCCTGTCCAATTCCAGGCCTGATTCCCTGTCCAATTCCGCTGCTGCTGTCGCTGCCGCACGATCCAATTCCGCCGACTTGCGAAGCTCCTCTGCCCCTGCCCCCTTGAGAATCTCGTTGGCTATGCGGTCCACCTCCGCATCATCCCTCATCCGGGCAATGCGCCCCTTCAGGCCGGGCAACCGGGCATCGTCGGGATAGAGTTCCGCCGCGCTGACCAGCAGTCTGGAAGCCTCCTCCCGGCTGCCGTTGCCGGCGATCAGCCGTTCGATCCGATCGACCAGTTCCTGGAATCGTTGCCGCCGGGAGCGCTCCAGCTGCTCCTCCTGGCGGAGCCGCTCCTCCCGCGCCTGCTTTTCCTGTTCGGCCAGCTGCGCCTCCTCCCGCGCCAGACGTTCCAGACGTTCCTGCTCTTTCCGCGCCTCCTCCGACTTCTGCTGCTCGTTCTGAATCCGCTGACGCCTGACCTCGTTCTCCTGCTGCCGCTGCTGTCGCTTTTGCTCCTCCCAGAGCCGCACCTGCGGGTCATCGGGCAGCTGCTCCTTTGGGATGTACTCCTCCCCCCGGACCAGCCCCGTGTTCAACCCGATCAACAGCAGTATCAGCCCGCCCAGGACTCTCTTCCCGTGCATCGCTTCCATCTCCTTCACCAGCCGTTTCGTCTGCCACATCCCCGCATGGTAACGCAATCCCAGGTGGAAACGAACCTCTTTCCAGACTCCGCACACCGGGATATCATGGGGCAGTCAACGGAAACGACCATGCAGTTCGGAAAGGATTTACCAT
Above is a window of Magnetococcales bacterium DNA encoding:
- a CDS encoding SUMF1/EgtB/PvdO family nonheme iron enzyme, with the protein product MCGVWKEVRFHLGLRYHAGMWQTKRLVKEMEAMHGKRVLGGLILLLIGLNTGLVRGEEYIPKEQLPDDPQVRLWEEQKRQQRQQENEVRRQRIQNEQQKSEEARKEQERLERLAREEAQLAEQEKQAREERLRQEEQLERSRRQRFQELVDRIERLIAGNGSREEASRLLVSAAELYPDDARLPGLKGRIARMRDDAEVDRIANEILKGAGAEELRKSAELDRAAATAAAELDRESGLELDREPGLELDREPGLELDRESGLQTVVEGQAPPCWDKPGRVAGECIESTTGMEFVWVPGGTFDLGKGWNVQRGVPVEGFWLGKYEVTNGQYRKKESGHRSGEYGGLSLEGEDQPVVEVSWDNAKEYADWLSGLGHGKFGLPTEAQWEYAARGGTMTERFWGDDPKEACQYANVHDVTSKRVLGFSLLGDEHACDDTYAVTAPVHDGKRKPNPFGLYDMLGNVWEWTCSWYDSYSSSEMMYARCDGGGSIRVTRGGSWNDYPSFVNSAKRYNISPGSRYGNLGFRLSRPNP